From a single Planococcus shenhongbingii genomic region:
- a CDS encoding zinc ribbon domain-containing protein YjdM has translation MEALPNCPVCGSEYTYEDGNMLVCPECAHEWTPGAEAENAETEKAVKDANGNILADGDSVTVIKDLKVKGSSSVLKIGTKVKSIRLVDGDHNIDCKIDGFGPMKLKSEFVKKS, from the coding sequence ATGGAAGCTTTGCCGAATTGCCCGGTGTGCGGTTCTGAATATACCTATGAAGACGGGAATATGCTCGTTTGCCCGGAATGTGCCCATGAGTGGACGCCAGGCGCAGAAGCGGAAAACGCTGAAACTGAAAAAGCCGTCAAAGACGCTAATGGAAATATCCTGGCTGACGGTGACTCTGTCACAGTCATCAAAGATTTGAAAGTAAAAGGCAGTTCGTCCGTCCTGAAAATCGGCACGAAAGTGAAAAGTATTCGATTAGTAGATGGCGACCACAACATCGACTGCAAAATCGACGGTTTCGGCCCAATGAAATTAAAATCGGAGTTTGTTAAAAAAAGCTAA
- the dctP gene encoding C4-dicarboxylate transporter DctP, producing MKTQIYKNLTFQVLVAIVLGVLLGLIWPNIGKEMKPIGDTFINAVKMVIAPIIFLTIVLGIAKMGDMKKVGKVGGKAFIYFEVVTTLALVIGLVVVNIVKPGAGLDFSELEKGDVSQYTENGGQGINWIEFVTHIVPSNMVDAFAKGDILQVLFFSVLFGVALASLGKKGEPIIDFLDRVSLVFFKIIGYVMKAAPIGAFAAMAYTIGHFGLTSLVPLAKLMFSVYTTMFIFIFVVLNIICKMNGFSLWNYLKFIKDEILIVLGTSSSESVLPRMMDKMERYGASKSVVGLVIPTGYSFNLDGTSIYLSMAVVFLAQVFGVDLSIGQQITIILVLMLTSKGAAGVTGSGFIVLASTLAALQVIPLEGLALLLGVDRFMSEGRAIVNLIGNGIATIVVAKSVGEFDETKREEAFTEMVKLKKLGRAAVPNPEN from the coding sequence ATGAAGACACAAATTTATAAGAATTTAACTTTTCAAGTGTTAGTGGCCATCGTGCTTGGTGTATTACTTGGACTCATTTGGCCAAACATCGGAAAAGAAATGAAGCCGATCGGCGATACGTTCATCAACGCTGTTAAAATGGTCATTGCACCCATCATTTTCTTAACAATCGTTCTGGGAATCGCAAAAATGGGGGATATGAAAAAAGTAGGCAAAGTCGGCGGGAAGGCTTTTATCTATTTTGAAGTTGTCACGACGCTTGCCTTGGTTATTGGATTGGTCGTTGTAAATATTGTCAAACCGGGCGCCGGGTTGGATTTCAGTGAACTGGAAAAAGGCGACGTCTCTCAATATACGGAAAACGGCGGACAAGGCATCAATTGGATTGAATTTGTTACGCACATTGTTCCTTCGAATATGGTGGACGCATTTGCAAAAGGCGATATTCTTCAAGTGTTGTTTTTCTCTGTGTTGTTCGGAGTCGCACTGGCTTCGCTTGGGAAAAAAGGAGAGCCGATCATCGACTTTTTAGACCGGGTTTCATTGGTGTTCTTTAAAATCATCGGCTATGTTATGAAAGCAGCTCCCATCGGGGCATTTGCAGCCATGGCTTACACAATCGGCCATTTCGGCTTGACTTCACTCGTGCCATTGGCGAAATTGATGTTTTCTGTTTACACGACGATGTTCATCTTCATCTTTGTGGTACTGAACATCATTTGTAAAATGAACGGCTTCAGCCTTTGGAATTATTTAAAATTCATCAAAGATGAAATCTTGATTGTATTGGGCACAAGCTCTTCTGAATCGGTATTGCCGCGGATGATGGATAAAATGGAGCGCTACGGAGCTTCAAAATCGGTCGTCGGCCTGGTCATCCCGACCGGCTATTCGTTCAACCTGGACGGCACTTCCATCTACCTTTCGATGGCTGTTGTATTCCTGGCGCAAGTATTCGGTGTAGATTTGTCAATCGGCCAGCAAATCACCATCATCTTAGTCCTGATGCTGACGTCGAAAGGTGCTGCGGGGGTGACAGGAAGCGGCTTTATCGTACTCGCTTCCACACTTGCTGCGTTGCAGGTAATACCTCTCGAAGGATTGGCTTTGCTGCTTGGCGTGGATCGCTTTATGAGTGAAGGGCGCGCTATCGTCAATTTGATCGGCAACGGAATTGCAACAATTGTTGTCGCGAAAAGCGTAGGCGAGTTCGATGAAACAAAACGGGAAGAAGCTTTTACCGAAATGGTCAAACTGAAAAAACTCGGCAGAGCCGCTGTCCCGAATCCGGAGAATTGA